Proteins encoded in a region of the Poecilia reticulata strain Guanapo linkage group LG14, Guppy_female_1.0+MT, whole genome shotgun sequence genome:
- the cct8 gene encoding T-complex protein 1 subunit theta isoform X2 — protein sequence MALHVPKPPGFAQMLKDGAKHFSGLEEAVFRNIRACKELSQTTRTAYGPNGMNKMVINHLEKLFVTNDAATILRELEVQHPAAKMIVMASHMQEQEVGDGTNFVLVFAGALLELAEELLRMGLSVSEVIDGYEKACKKTLEILPDCICSSAKNLRDITEATALIRTAVMSKQYGNEDFLANLIAQACVSIYSESGSFNVDNVRVCKILGCGVTASTVLHGMVFKKEAEGDVTSVKDAKIAVFSCPFDCMVTETKGTVLINNAQELMNFSKGEEDMMEAQVKAIKEAGANVVVTGGKVADMALHYANKYKLMVVRLNSKWDLRRLCKTVGAVALPKMTAPTPDEMGHCDNVYLTEVGDTQVVVFKHEKEDGAISTVVIRGSTDNLMDDIERAVDDGVNTFKVLVKDKRLVPGAGATEIELAKQITSFGESCPGLEQYAIKKFAEAFEVLPRALAENSGVKGNELISKLYSAHHEGNKNIGFDIEGEGPAVKDMLEAGILDPYLVKHWGIRLATNAAITVLRVDQIIMAKPAGGPKPPQGNKDFDDDD from the exons ATGGCTCTCCACGTCCCCAAGCCCCCTGGCTTTGCCCAGATGTTAAAGGATGGCGCAAAG CACTTTTCAGGACTTGAAGAGGCAGTCTTTCGTAACATCAGAGCTTGTAAGGAGCTTTCTCAGACCACACGCACTGCATATGGACCCAATG GTATGAATAAAATGGTCATCAACCACCTGGAGAAACTGTTTGTCACCAACGACGCAGCAACGATCCTCAGAGAACTCGAG gtgCAACACCCAGCCGCCAAAATGATAGTGATGGCGTCCCACATGCAGGAGCAGGAAGTAGGTGACGGCACCAACTTTGTGCTGGTGTTCGCCGGAGCTCTGCTGGAGCTGGCTGAAGAGCTGCTGAGGATGGGCCTGTCTGTGTCAGAG GTCATTGATGGTTATGAGAAAGCGTGTAAAAAGACTCTGGAGATCCTTCCAGACTGCATATGCTCCTCTGCCAAAAACCTCCGTGACATCACCGAGGCCACGGCTCTCATCCGTACAGCGGTCATGAGTAAACAGTACGGTAACGAAGACTTCCTTGCCAACCTCATCGCACAGGCCTGTG tatcCATTTACTCAGAGTCCGGCAGTTTCAATGTTGACAATGTCAGAGTTTGCAAAATTTTG GGTTGTGGAGTGACGGCATCCACCGTGCTGCATGGGATGGTTTTTAAGAAGGAGGCAGAGGGAGACGTCACATCTGTTAAAGACGCCAAGATTGCCGTGTTCTCCTGTCCCTTCGACTGCATGGTGACAGAGACCAAG GGCACAGTGCTGATAAATAATGCGCAGGAGCTGATGAACTTCAGCAAAGGGGAGGAGGACATGATGGAGGCGCAGGTGAAGGCCATCAAGGAGGCTGGAGCCAACGTGGTGGTAACTGGAGGCAAAGTGGCTGACATGGCTCTGCATTATGCCAACAAGTACAAGCTCATGGTGGTGAG ACTGAACTCCAAATGGGATCTCAGAAGGTTATGCAAGACCGTGGGAGCTGTAGCTCTGCCCAAAATG ACGGCTCCGACTCCGGATGAGATGGGTCACTGCGACAACGTCTACCTCACAGAGGTGGGAGACACTCAGGTGGTGGTCTTCAAACATG AGAAAGAAGATGGCGCCATCTCGACGGTGGTCATCAGAGGCTCCACTGACAACCTGATGGACGACATTGAGAGGGCTGTGGATGACGGTGTTAATACCTTCAAGGTTCTGGTCAAG gACAAACGACTGGTACCCGGAGCAGGAGCCACAGAGATCGAGCTGGCCAAGCAGATCACCTCATTTGGAGAG TCCTGCCCTGGGCTGGAGCAGTACGCCATCAAAAAGTTTGCTGAAGCCTTCGAGGTGTTGCCGCGGGCGTTGGCCGAGAACTCGGGGGTGAAGGGGAACGAACTCATCTCTAAGCTGTATTCTGCTCATCAcgagggaaacaaaaacatcgGTTTTGACATCGAG GGAGAAGGTCCGGCTGTGAAGGACATGCTTGAGGCCGGCATTCTGGACCCCTACCTGGTGAAACACTGGGGCATCAGACTAGCCACCAACGCTGCCATAACAGTGCTGAGAGTGGATCAG attaTCATGGCCAAACCAGCAGGTGGACCCAAACCTCCCCAAGGCAACAAGGACTTTGATGATGATGACTGA
- the cct8 gene encoding T-complex protein 1 subunit theta isoform X1, whose product MALHVPKPPGFAQMLKDGAKHFSGLEEAVFRNIRACKELSQTTRTAYGPNGMNKMVINHLEKLFVTNDAATILRELEVQHPAAKMIVMASHMQEQEVGDGTNFVLVFAGALLELAEELLRMGLSVSEVIDGYEKACKKTLEILPDCICSSAKNLRDITEATALIRTAVMSKQYGNEDFLANLIAQACVSIYSESGSFNVDNVRVCKILGCGVTASTVLHGMVFKKEAEGDVTSVKDAKIAVFSCPFDCMVTETKGTVLINNAQELMNFSKGEEDMMEAQVKAIKEAGANVVVTGGKVADMALHYANKYKLMVVRLNSKWDLRRLCKTVGAVALPKMTAPTPDEMGHCDNVYLTEVGDTQVVVFKHEKEDGAISTVVIRGSTDNLMDDIERAVDDGVNTFKVLVKDKRLVPGAGATEIELAKQITSFGESCPGLEQYAIKKFAEAFEVLPRALAENSGVKGNELISKLYSAHHEGNKNIGFDIEGEGPAVKDMLEAGILDPYLVKHWGIRLATNAAITVLRVDQIIMAKAAGGPKTPKQRGHWDKDGWDEEPDHFETHH is encoded by the exons ATGGCTCTCCACGTCCCCAAGCCCCCTGGCTTTGCCCAGATGTTAAAGGATGGCGCAAAG CACTTTTCAGGACTTGAAGAGGCAGTCTTTCGTAACATCAGAGCTTGTAAGGAGCTTTCTCAGACCACACGCACTGCATATGGACCCAATG GTATGAATAAAATGGTCATCAACCACCTGGAGAAACTGTTTGTCACCAACGACGCAGCAACGATCCTCAGAGAACTCGAG gtgCAACACCCAGCCGCCAAAATGATAGTGATGGCGTCCCACATGCAGGAGCAGGAAGTAGGTGACGGCACCAACTTTGTGCTGGTGTTCGCCGGAGCTCTGCTGGAGCTGGCTGAAGAGCTGCTGAGGATGGGCCTGTCTGTGTCAGAG GTCATTGATGGTTATGAGAAAGCGTGTAAAAAGACTCTGGAGATCCTTCCAGACTGCATATGCTCCTCTGCCAAAAACCTCCGTGACATCACCGAGGCCACGGCTCTCATCCGTACAGCGGTCATGAGTAAACAGTACGGTAACGAAGACTTCCTTGCCAACCTCATCGCACAGGCCTGTG tatcCATTTACTCAGAGTCCGGCAGTTTCAATGTTGACAATGTCAGAGTTTGCAAAATTTTG GGTTGTGGAGTGACGGCATCCACCGTGCTGCATGGGATGGTTTTTAAGAAGGAGGCAGAGGGAGACGTCACATCTGTTAAAGACGCCAAGATTGCCGTGTTCTCCTGTCCCTTCGACTGCATGGTGACAGAGACCAAG GGCACAGTGCTGATAAATAATGCGCAGGAGCTGATGAACTTCAGCAAAGGGGAGGAGGACATGATGGAGGCGCAGGTGAAGGCCATCAAGGAGGCTGGAGCCAACGTGGTGGTAACTGGAGGCAAAGTGGCTGACATGGCTCTGCATTATGCCAACAAGTACAAGCTCATGGTGGTGAG ACTGAACTCCAAATGGGATCTCAGAAGGTTATGCAAGACCGTGGGAGCTGTAGCTCTGCCCAAAATG ACGGCTCCGACTCCGGATGAGATGGGTCACTGCGACAACGTCTACCTCACAGAGGTGGGAGACACTCAGGTGGTGGTCTTCAAACATG AGAAAGAAGATGGCGCCATCTCGACGGTGGTCATCAGAGGCTCCACTGACAACCTGATGGACGACATTGAGAGGGCTGTGGATGACGGTGTTAATACCTTCAAGGTTCTGGTCAAG gACAAACGACTGGTACCCGGAGCAGGAGCCACAGAGATCGAGCTGGCCAAGCAGATCACCTCATTTGGAGAG TCCTGCCCTGGGCTGGAGCAGTACGCCATCAAAAAGTTTGCTGAAGCCTTCGAGGTGTTGCCGCGGGCGTTGGCCGAGAACTCGGGGGTGAAGGGGAACGAACTCATCTCTAAGCTGTATTCTGCTCATCAcgagggaaacaaaaacatcgGTTTTGACATCGAG GGAGAAGGTCCGGCTGTGAAGGACATGCTTGAGGCCGGCATTCTGGACCCCTACCTGGTGAAACACTGGGGCATCAGACTAGCCACCAACGCTGCCATAACAGTGCTGAGAGTGGATCAG ATCATCATGGCTAAGGCTGCAGGGGGACCCAAGACTCCCAAGCAGAGAGGCCACTGGGACAAAGACGGTTGGGATGAGGAGCCTGATCATTTTGAAACCCACCATTAG
- the rskrb gene encoding putative serine/threonine-protein kinase F31E3.2, which yields MGADGSKNRKRASGGAEDEPIPSGWRGLLSSMGLSIPEGLCRLAPPALRLGQRRMLQGKTPEVPEHVLRLAGVGPGRLRGEWSLPGFVTMFLPEFPHRAVPGHEHFQVLGYIAKGSFGPILKVRDKSKQKTYAVKVIPKAEILRLAVLEQSKEEVIVQRQVCHPFVLDLQDCWQTQRHLYIMCDYCSTGDLYTYWQMIGQFSEETMRIFAAELGCALGFLHDFGIIHRDVKMENILLTDNGHLRLADFGLSRRLERGGRAFTICGTIQYMAPEVLSGGPYNHAADWWSLGILLFSLAIGKFPVPPEPDHCSMLRKVRSFPYEMPLSLSSPLSMLITELLCKNPLRRLRTLERFKRQTFFFGTSFDLHLLQRRPVQVILELRERPDRAAKARRGLTLSLLPLKGFDFDSLLSPAATPDTQLDGDTHTRTAVPLPGPSLQGPGSGGPAATRPLNFSTQEKVARREVFV from the exons atgggGGCAGACGGAAGTAAAAACAGGAAG AGGGCCTCAGGAGGGGCTGAAGACGAGCCCATCCCATCTGGATGGCGGGGTCTCCTCTCCAGCATGGGCCTGTCCATCCCAGAAGGTCTCTGCCGCCTGGCCCCACCCGCCCTCCGTCTGGGCCAGCGTCGGATGCTCCAAGGAAAAACCCCTGAGGTGCCAGAGCACGTCCTCAGGTTGGCGGGAGTCGGACCAGGCAGGCTGAGAGGAGAATGGAGCCTTCCAGGCTTCGTTACCATGTTTCTGCCTGAATTCCCCCACAGAGCTGTGCCAGGGCACGAACactttcag GTGCTGGGATACATTGCCAAAGGTTCATTTGGACCCATTCTGAAAGTGAGGGACAagtccaaacagaaaacatatgCTGTTAAA GTTATACCTAAAGCAGAGATTTTAAGGCTGGCGGTTTTGGAGCAGTCAAAAGAGGAAGTTATAGTTCAG CGTCAGGTTTGCCACCCATTTGTCCTCGACCTCCAGGACTGCTGGCAGACTCAGCGCCACCTTTACATTA TGTGCGACTACTGCAGCACAGGGGACCTCTACACCTACTGGCAGATGATTGGTCAGTTCTCAGAGGAAACCATGCGAATATTTGCAGCAGAGCTGGGATGTGCACTCG GGTTTTTGCATGACTTTGGGATCATCCACAGGGATGTAAAG ATGGAAAACATCTTATTGACAGACAACG GCCACCTCCGCTTGGCTGATTTTGGTTTGTCCCGCCGCCTGGAGAGAGGAGGCCGAGCCTTCACAATCTGTGGAACCATCCAATACATGG CTCCAGAGGTACTCAGTGGTGGACCTTACAACCACGCAGCTGATTGGTGGTCACTGGGAATCCTGCTATTCTCCTTGGCCATTGGGAAG TTCCCTGTTCCTCCAGAACCAGATCATTGCAGCATGCTGAGGAAAGTGAGGAGTTTTCCCTATGAAATGCCCCTGAGCCTGAGCTCACCGCTCTCCATGTTAATAACAGAG cttttgtGCAAAAATCCACTACGACGCCTGAGGACCTTGGAACGTTTCAAGCGCCAAACGTTCTTCTTTGGGACATCTTTTGACCTCCACCTCCTTCAGCGTCGACCTGTGCAG GTGATCTTGGAGCTGAGAGAGAGACCAGACCGTGCTGCCAAAGCTCGACGGGGCCTCACTTTGTCCCTGCTGCCTCTGAAGGGCTTTGACTTTGATTCCCTGCTCAGCCCTGCCGCCACGCCGGACACACAGCTGGacggagacacacacacacgcacagctGTACCTCTGCCTGGCCCCTCACTGCAGGGGCCAGGCAGCGGGGGGCCTGCTGCAACCAGGCCCCTCAACTTTTCCACTCAGGAAAAAGTTGCACGCAGGGAAGTGTTTGTGTGA